Sequence from the Camelus dromedarius isolate mCamDro1 chromosome 12, mCamDro1.pat, whole genome shotgun sequence genome:
CGAGGGGCGTgaggaaggggcggggctgcggACTTCGGACTCTAGCCCGTACGCCTCCTCCTGCCGAGACAGAGCAGGCAGCCTAGTCTAGCGGTGAGCGAGCCATGACGGCGCTATGGGGGCCCTGGCCCGAGATGCAGGACACCTGCACCTCGCTGGGGCTGATGCTGTTGATCGTGCTGTTCGTGGGACTGGCCCGCGTGGTCACCCGGCAGCAACTGAACAGGCCCACGGTCCACGCCTTCATCTTGGAGTTTCTggccaccttccagctctgcttcTGCACCCATGAGCTGCAACTGCTGAGCGAGCAGGAACCCCTGCACCCCACCTGGCCGCTGACGCTAATCTACTTCTTCTCGTTGGTGCATGGACTGACTCTGGTGGGCACCTCCAGCAACCCGTGCGGCGTGATGATGCAGATGATGCTGGGGGGAATGTCCGCCGAGACCGGCGCGCTGAGGCTGTTGGCTCAGGTGATCGGTGCCCTGTGCAGCAGGCACTGCATAAGCGCCCTGTGGAACCTGGGGCTGACCAAGTATCACGTCAGTGAGAGGAGCTTCGCTTGTAGGAATCCCATCCAAGTCGACCTGCCCAAAGCGGTAGTCATAGAGGCCGTCTGCTCCTTTATCTTCCACAGCGCTTTGGTGCACTTCCAGGAGGTCCGAACCAAGCTTCGTATCCACCTGCTGTCAGCACTCATCACCTTTTTGGTCTATGCAGGTTTGTTATTCCCACAAAACACTTGGCACGTCCGGAGCCTCTATGACTTGAGGCTCTAAGTTCTTTGCCAAGATACATTTCAACGTACCCCCCTACGCCTGTGTGATGTCAGTATTGCTATCTCCATTGTTCTAATCGTTTCGCAGCCCGTTCTTTATCGATAGGGTAGAAATACAGATCCTCCATTCAGTGTTTTTGAGCCCCTAGAAAAAGCCACTTCTGTGCTGAAACTGAGATCATGTGAGATACTGTCAAAGTTTCAGATATCCTACAAAGGGATAGTTTTAATGGTGGAGAGGAAAGATAACATCGGTTACTTCCTGCCAACTTGGTATAGATCCTTTCTGACACCCTCACTGAAAAATGATCCTGGGTTTTAAAAGTTCcttccaattaaaagaaaaaaaagcgcCTTCCAGTTTAAAGCACAAGCTACTTGACTGGTTTAGTAGGAAGAGTGGGCAGTAGAATTTCTATGTTCTATTTCTTAGTTCTTCTTCTACGAAATtacttaaaatcatttatttccttAGTAATCCATGTTGAGTTATAAATGAACTTTTATGGCCTATCAAGAAAGAtgtgttttgaaattaaaacttGCTTGAAATtaaagatgctttttaaaaacaaataactctTGAGAAATCTGTTgatttcttataaata
This genomic interval carries:
- the AQP11 gene encoding aquaporin-11, encoding MTALWGPWPEMQDTCTSLGLMLLIVLFVGLARVVTRQQLNRPTVHAFILEFLATFQLCFCTHELQLLSEQEPLHPTWPLTLIYFFSLVHGLTLVGTSSNPCGVMMQMMLGGMSAETGALRLLAQVIGALCSRHCISALWNLGLTKYHVSERSFACRNPIQVDLPKAVVIEAVCSFIFHSALVHFQEVRTKLRIHLLSALITFLVYAGGSLTGAVFNPALALSLHFKCFDEDFLQFFIVYWLAPSLGILLMILMFSFFLPWLHNNYTINKKE